From Hyla sarda isolate aHylSar1 chromosome 5, aHylSar1.hap1, whole genome shotgun sequence, a single genomic window includes:
- the TRAM1 gene encoding translocating chain-associated membrane protein 1, with protein MGIRKKTSKTPPVLSHEFIIQNHADIVSCLAMLFLLGLMFEITAKVAVMFVTLQYNVTIPVEGTLVEPVALYHYGIKDVATVFFYMLVAIILHAVIQEYVLDKINRRMHFSKTKHSKFNESGQLSAFYFFSCVWGTSIIVSENYLSDPTSLWKGYPHTYFPFQVKFFYVSQLAYWFHAFPELYFQKTKKEDIPRQLVYIGLYLFHIIGAYVLNLNHLGLVLLVLHYFVEFLFHISRLFYFSNEKYQKGFTLWAVLFVLGRLLTLILSVLTVGFGLTRAENQVLDISSGNFNILAIRISVLASICITQAFMMWKFINFQLRRWREHSSPQPSQRRRPVASKGKSRKEKENGVNGTVTSNGADSPRSRKEKSS; from the exons ATGGGCATCCGCAAGAAGACCAGCAAGACCCCTCCGGTGCTGAGCCATGAGTTCATCATCCAGAACCATGCGGACATCGTCTCCTGCCTGGCTATGCTCTTCTTACTCGGGCTGATGTTCGAG ATCACAGCAAAAGTTGCGGTTATGTTCGTCACGCTACAGTATAATGTCACCATTCCAGTGGAAG GTACCCTCGTTGAACCAGTGGCATTGTATCACTACGGTATCAAAGACGTGGCCACAGTTTTCTTCTATATGCTTGTGGCAATAATTCTACATGCTGTTATACAAGAATATGTATTAGAT AAAATTAACAGGCGCATGCATTTTTCCAAAACAAAACACAGCAAGTTCAACGAGTCTGGGCAGCTGAGCGCTTTTTACTTTTTCTCTTGCGTTTGGGGTACAAGCATCATTGTCTCA GAGAACTACCTTTCAGATCCAACAAGTTTATGGAAAGGTTACCCTCACACTTACTTTCC ATTCCAGGTAAAGTTTTTCTACGTTTCCCAGTTGGCTTACTGGTTCCATGCCTTTCCAGAACTTTACTTTCAGAAGACAAAAAAG GAAGATATTCCTCGCCAGTTGGTTTACATTGGACTGTACCTCTTCCATATTATTGGCGCCTACGTCCTAAA CCTAAACCACCTTGGTCTCGTTCTTCTGGTTCTCCATTACTTTGTAGAGTTTCTATTCCACATCTCCCGCCTCTTTTACTTCAGTAATGAAAAATACCAGAAAGG CTTTACTCTATGGGCCGTGCTGTTTGTTCTGGGACGCCTCCTTACACTCATCCTCTCAGTTCTCACTGTTGGATTTGGACTCACTCGTGCAGAGAATCAGGTTTTGGACATAAgttctggaaatttcaacatTCTGGCAAtaag AATCAGTGTGTTGGCATCTATTTGCATAACTCAGGCATTTATGATGTGGAAGTTCATTAATTTCCAGCTGAGACGATGGAGAGAACATTCATCTCCACAGCCTTCTCAGAGGAGGAGACCTGTTGCTTCTAAAGGCAAATCACGGAAGGAAAAAG AGAATGGCGTCAACGGAACAGTAACTTCTAATGGAGCAGATTCTCCTCGCAGCCGTAAAGAAAAATCCTCCTAA